The Diabrotica undecimpunctata isolate CICGRU chromosome 3, icDiaUnde3, whole genome shotgun sequence genome includes the window GCCGAGTTTGAAATATTTCGGATTGTTATGATCCAGGATAACCTGAAGTCCAGTTTTGATATTTGATTTGATTTCTTCCAAGATTTGTCCAGCGTCCATTTTATGTCCTCCAAAGGTGAAATTTTGCTTGTTTGAAGTTTTTGAGAAAATGTTTTTTGTTCAAATCTAAGAAAAGAAACATCCTAAACCTTTTTTCTAAGTAGCGGATTTCTTCTTCTAAGAGGcttttttttaaacggcgtcataattttaaatagtttagaaatcttcttgtgtagtgttgcccaggacatctctgtaagtatttcttgatttctttttcgttttttgttcTCCCAGTCCCAAAaaaggaatccttatccacgacCTTGCTCTCCAACtaaaacacgagtagccgttcgcaaatgTTGCAATttttttgcttgccctatctccaaaCCAGGCAATTGTTCAGTCCCCCTTTTAACCCATTGTAAGCAAATAATATTGTTACAGTTTAATATCAAGAAATATacgaatatttgtttctttttatcATATTTTTCCATAAGAAGCTTTGGAATAAAAATTGAATCTATTGTTGATTTGTCTTTTATTATCTAAACCTGTTTACAGTTCACTTTTCAgtttttggttttaaaatatagtagatatattataaatactattttttgttttatgagcaattcttttattattaactattatcaTAATTTTTGAATTATAAGATGAATGAAACAGTCTGAGTGTGTCTTCAGAAAGAGGCTAGAAAAGTGCGGAATAAATATTAAGATTGAAAGAAAATACGTGGTTTTTATTCAAAATACGAAAGGGGCAAAATATATGGATATATAAAGAAACATATATTAACATCAGTCTTATTATTTCACAAAAAGTCGAGTTTATACAGATGATTATTATAGTATCTGAAATTAACACAGACAAACAAAATGCATGAATTAGTCTGACAGAAAATGCGAATAAAACGGAAAGTTTGTTATAAAAATCGAAGAAGAAAAATTGTATTTCTTTGAAGAGTTAGAAACTTATATTTTGAAGCCATAATCCCAAGAAATTGGGGatatgaaaaagaaataaagttaaactattgacaaataaatatacaaatggTCCCGAAAGAATATTCAAAAGTGAGCTGACATACATAGAGTTTGTATTAGCCCAGGGCAATCATGCTGTCCATTATAATTTCATTATGACCAGAAAACCTAGACAATTGGGTCCCAGTCCCGGACAGGTGTTAAACCaccagagggtgctaagaatcttcCGGCTTGACGCAGTGAAATTTCGACAAAATGAATAGAATTGCGACATGGATTATGATAACGCTATTTGCTGCATAAAACCAAAACACGGATATAATATTGaagctttaaaaaataataaaactagagAGAGATTACAAAAGGAACTAGGTAATGAATACTCAATATTAGCAAAAAATGATAAAGAAAACATGGAAGAACAAGGggaaaatatcaaaaatactaGATATAATGCTTTACAAAATGTTTTGGGTTAAAAAAACATACAATTTTCTCTTTCGAGAAAATTCTATACACGatggaaaaaagaagaataatgtAAGAAAATACAAAGGAATAAACGaagtaaaaagaaaataagagcGACCAGAAATAAATTGATAATTACAAACTGCTAGGAAGCAGAACTACTATTTGCAAAACATGACTTTTTCAACTTCCATAAAAAACACCATCAGAAAATGTAACTactcaaaaataacaaaagacaatAACATCCTAACAGATCACAACGAACTATGGCAAACATACACACAATccaacttatatggaatcaccatgtattttaaaccaatatttatttcttttgaaaaaacttgttattgttgcgaagaataaacgtttttattgaaaattaataaaCCGATAAAACAATTAGATAATACAGCTCGGTACGTTATAGATTATTTGCTTAAGTTGTACATTAAACGAAAATAAGTAAACTTACTTTTGCGTTCAAAAACGAAAATATGCCTTATGTGGGGTTAACGCAGGCGCAAAGGGTAAAGATTATTGATCTTGTGGAATAAGGAATGTCTCAGAGGGACATAGCGGCAGTGGTAGGCGTAACACAGGGCGTTATGTCAAAAACTTATGCTAGGTATCAGGAATTAGTATCGCTTAAGAATAGACTAAGACAAAGTGCCCAAAAAGTAACAATGGCTCACCACGATCGTTTCATTGGCCAATTAGCTAGAAGGGACCTAACAATTTCTCACCCACAGCTCCAAAGGCAACTTTTGGAAGCTAGAGGTGTACGTGTTTTAGTTAAAATGATAAGAAAAAGATTTCGTACCCAAAGACTATACAGCAGTAGACTGGATAAAACGGATACCAGAGAAACAACCCCACCTTCAGTGGCTGAAATGCAAGAAGCAGTTAccagactgaaaaacaacaagtcacctggattagacaatatcagcgcagaattaataaaggaaggtggagactccctattgaatgcgatacacgaactaatagtgaacatatggaataataaacaactgccacaagactggaataccggagtaattattccactacataagaagggagatcagcttcaatgtgaaaactaccgagcaataacgctactgactatggcatataaaatactgtcaaatattgtgtatgaccgattgagaccatatgcggaacaaatagttgggggatatcaatgtggtttccgcaggcagaagtccacaatagatcagatcttcgtcttgaggcaaatcttggaaaagactagtgaatttaatatagacacacatcatcttttcattgactttgagagtgcctatgatagcatccatcgagaatttctgattcATGCACTGAAAGactttaatattccaactcaactcattgatatcataaaagaaacacttaaagtacaaagcaaaattcgaattcaaaacgaactaacagatacaattcatgtgagaacgggcctacgacagggagatgccctatcctgtattctattcaacatcacattagagaaaataattagggagtcaaaagtcaacaccagaggaacaataataacaaaaagtgtacaaatattggcatttgcagatgatgttgatatcatagccagaagcgaaagagagatgatagaagcatttaatgcgatagaaagagcggcacaaaacagtggcctaaacattaatgaaataaaaaccaaatacatgaaggtcagtaaatcgacaggccaaagaaacctacagaatctgacaataggagactataacatcgaaagcgtgaaaaattttacatacctaggttcactagttaccgcagataacaatgtcagtgaagaagttaagagaagaatacatatcgctaataaaacatataatggactaattaaacatctaagatctaacaacatcacaagaagcaccaaatgcaaaatatacaagaccctgataaaaccggtccttgtatatggatcagagacatggacactatcgaaaagcgatgaaaacctattaggcacatttgaacgaaaaatccttagacacatatataagggggtaaaggaaaatgacatatggcgcagaagatataactttgaactgtacacagcatacaacgaacccgagatcataacatccataaagatcggacgtctgcgctggatgggccatgttgaacgaatgttggagactgaaacaccaaaacatattatgagacaaacaccagtaggaagaaggtcaaagggaagacccaaacttagatacatggaacaagtggagcaagatctgaaaacacttaagattaccaactggaaaaacaaagcaaggaacagaacagaatggcggaaaatcctagaacaagccaggacccagaaagggttgtcgagctactgatgatgatgatgaatgtaaGAAAATACAAAGGAATAAACGaagtaaaaagaaaataagagcGACCAGAAATAAATTGATAATTACAAACTGCTAGGAAGCAGAACTACTATTTGCAAAACATGACTTTTTCAACTTCCATAAAAAACACCATCAGAAAATGTAACTactcaaaaataacaaaagacaatAACATCCTAACAGATCACAACGAACTATGGCAAACATACACACaatcaaacttatatggaatcaccatgtattttaaaccaatatttatttcttttgaaaaaacttgttattgttgcgaagaattttttattgaaaattagtaaattttgtgtaatgtaaaaatagtaaattttgtgAAATGTTgctgtaaattttggcgaatgttctataataactgtttcgcctgtctttgtgctggtaaattcctccaccattccagagatttgtgtgCTACCCATTTTCTTGTAGCTGTTGTTAGTACTGCCTTTGCAACGCTACAGAAGGGTTCTGGTCAAATGAATGACAACAATGAgtcttgtttggccatttcatctgctttttcattgcccttatgaacCGCGTGCCCTGATACCCAGCCTACCGCAACCTTGCTACGGcgtcctagtttatttagggcactcACACAATCCCATACTGGCTTAGAATTGATCTTTatagaattgagtgccttaagctcTGTCTAGGTATCTGTGAAGAAGGCAATTAGACGGTGAGTTCTTTTCTGCCTttctgtttcttccacgcagtgatggattacCGTTATTTCCGCGTGGAAAATTGtgacatccttagatagacttaccgggaaatgtatcccttgtcTTGTCCCTACTGTACCGGCTCCTACACCCTCAGATATTTTTGAGCCATCCGTATATTAGGTAGCTTCTGCTTGTATGggttcttcttcttatagtgcctatccgtttcgggatgttggcgaccatcatggcaatctggaTTTTGCAAacagctgctctgaaaagattagtggttgttgtgttgaaccacgtacgtagatttcagctaggaaatccttcgccttcctggtccccgttttccttctacttttcctagTAGAATTAATtacagcaacccatatctttcggtgttcctcatgatgtgaccgaggtattcgattttggctgtttttattgttacACCTGGGTGATGGTTGTCCCATAAGGATATCTTCTTTTAGCTCTTCGATTAGTTTTCTACTGTCAGCACTATGCGCCTGGTTTATGTGTTGCTGACTATGTATTAAGCTGTACATCACAGATCTgacttcgccctgtataaagatatagAGTGGTGGAATATTCAGCAAGACCATTAGAACTTATATTTCCTTTCAATaccttttatattatatatattttcaaaaattcttaTAACACATAGTGGTGTATATTatcttttatattatacaaatataaaactaaatgatttataaattgtagATAAATTGCTTGTTTGAGCTCGTAGACCTTTCTACCTTTAGATCGAAACAACTTTTGTGTATACATTACATCTATTTTTGTGACTTTACCATAAGCTTTAGCGCCCGATGTAGATTTTCTTTTGGTTTGAGGGCTTCTTTCAATAGgtactttttttttttgttattatctagTATTTTAATGTATCTGGTTACTACAGTGATACTAATATACTTACATAATTATataaaaggaaaataaaataaatacaattttgatATTTGTCATAATATTTGACGTATTTAATAGATCGATCTGGAGATGGCTCAAAGTCAGCCTCAATTACAAGGTAAAACTAATCAGATTTCCACACCAAATATACTAACGGAAACAACATTAGACCAAGGTGACATAGAAGTTGAAATTGATCTTGAAATAGCAGCAGAGATAATGGAAGACTGGGATCAAAGTAAAGTAATGTTTGAAGACTACAAGAAGTCCCAGGATTCATTATGTATTACTAAAACAAGTAATATTTTCTGTACTAGGAAATTGTTCTTTATATAATTAACGTTGTTTTAGATCCTGCTCTTCAAGAACTGGAAATATTGATATTTCCTTTACTTAGAGATTTTCTCTACAAATTATTACATCGAACAATGCAAGAGGACTGTTGTTATGTAAGTTTTGTGTTTATCTGATGTCttaaccaatatatatatatatatatatatatatatatatatatatatatatatatatatatatatatgtgtatatatatatatatatatgtatatatatatatatatatatatatatatatatatatatatatattttatttaaagtgggcatttcattcttgaaaaaaagctgtgtactatctgtcgtacagatgttttaactctttcatcgtatgttgcaaggatagaaggccgaccgccaatatttttaggacatcttactgctccagtctgcttatattccgtaattgttctgtaaatagttgaattcccaacacctaaaattagcacattactttagtacaTATACTTTAGTAACAATAACtatttttgctaccatggctgttatttttattccaggattatcaatttttatttgtttgtacatgtttataatgcattgtttttcatttgatgataaatgacccaaattTACTCAGCGCGTTTTTTAGGCGGGGAAGGATAATTACCACTACTAGGGGAAAGGGGGGAATAGTGGCCGCCTAAGCATTTTGGTTTATTTATACTGCTACATAGCTTTAAAAATTAGACTGTTAACGTAAATATAACTTCAAACCTTAGTATTTCaaactttatttacaaaaaatttttaaacagaacaaaaaaaaattaaaacggttTTTCAAACTTCTGCTGGTGGCCATATTTACCCGCTGCCGAGGGGCAACAGTGGCCACTGCCACTATTACccctatttaaaaaataattaaatacagaAATCGCAAATGTAAATTTTGCCTTCGAAACTGGTACAGTCTTTGTGTGCCCATTAGCTGCAAATGCTGCATTGGATCCAGAGTTCTCTGtttttcatcgtcatcatccTCATCTTCAGATGATATATCTTCTATGATCTTCTGTGTTCTTATACAATTTCTTTTTGGAACTATTCGCGGAGGACTTGACTTTTCGATGCCTATTTTTCGTTTGGTTCCTTTGCTGGCTTTATTTCTCATTTGCTCTTTCTTCTTCCGCTGTTTTTCTTCTAGAAGTAACTTCATTGTTGTTGATGTCATTATTTCGGAATGTTGCTTCCTGTTGCTTTTGTGGTTGCATCTTTTATTTCCAACTGAGTCATGTTTTGAGCATCCTGGTAATGGAATTATGTCAACAAAATATACTTCAAACTTTTTGTAGAACTTTCTTTATTCCCCTTAACTTTCTTATTATTCTTCTCCTTATCTAATCCACTTTTTTTCTCTTGGTCTAGTGTCTTTTTATCTGGCTTTATTAATGGCTATTAATGGCTTTGACTGGTGTGGCTACGCGACCGTATgagattttaaatatttcagctATTTCAAATGTCGTGATACGCTCATGAGGATGACTTCGAAGATAATTGTCACACTCAATGTTATACACTGATTTTAACGATGAGTAAAAAGCTACATCCAGCGGTTGGAGTCGATGCGATGTGTGCGAGGGTATGGTTAACATAATAATTCCTCGATCTTTACAGAAATTATATGTCTCTAATGTACAGTGGCTACTGTGATTGCCGAAGATTAACAAAACTGAATCCTCCTTTGAATGTTTTACAACACAGTAAAAATGCTGGAGCCATTCGAGAAATATTTGCTCATTTATCCACCCATTATCCAAGCAGCAGTAGACTGTACCAGGTGGCCCATTTTTCTTTAACTCTGGTTTCATCCTATTGCGGGCATAAATAAACAAAGGTGGGATATATGTTCCTGAGGCACTTATGCAGCACATAATGGTTGTTGTTTGACCTCTTTCTGCGCTTGTAATAAAGCCGACTCTCTTTTGCCCCTTTTCAGCAAGTATTTTTCCTGGGTTTTGGACGGTTGTTATGCCTGTCTCGTCTGCATTATATATTTTGGATGCcgaaaatttatatttatccaATATGGATTTTAAATTAGAGAAAAATATGTTTGTTAAAAGCAGATATGCGGTTAATACTTGTCGCCTCCGGTTTTCGTAATCGAATAGTTGGATTTCTTTTAAGGAAGCCGTCAAGCCagcaatttctttttctttggaaaatggatgatgtaattttttttcttcagcgtatTTATagacacattttttatttctgtggGAGTTATcccataaaaatgttttgataacTTTATGACCTGCTCTgtcaaaacttcttcttcttctttggtaaATACAGAATTACGACTTAAAGAAGCAGCTGTTGTATCATTTCGCTTTAGTCGTAGTTGAATTATAGATCTGGGACTTGCAAAACTTCTTGCAACTTCACCGACACCTCTGCCATTATTTACTGCATTTATTGCTGCACTAAGTTGTTCAACATTCCATAGTGCTTTGTCACTTTTTGTCTTGTAAACTCGAGGCATCTGAAATAtaagaatttataaagaaatactctgcattatataaatacaattttggGGTAATAGTTTCCGGCTAGCATTACTTCCAGGCGCGTGGCTATTATAACcccaaaatacatatttatactgATCGACTCATAACCATTAATCACCTAAATTATAATTACCTAATTAGAACTTTTTATATAGTCTTAAACTacgttaaaaatttaacaaatggtACCAATTATGCAGCTAAATAAACTTAATTACATATTTCTACATACGTTTAAAAATCTTGCACTAATACATCAACTCAAAACTCAAACAAAAtatgacatttttaaaaattctttctTTGCCGGCAAAACATCGTCATTGTTTTAGATACAGTTTAAACGAGACACTGTTAGATGGCGCAACAGGTATTAAACGCGAAATAATATTAGGCCGTAAATGTAAATCATAGATAAgagggttaggttaggttaggttaggttagatgTAAATATTTTATGGCTACCATTACCCCAGCGGCCACCATTCCCCCCCTTTCCCCTACTTGGCATcgaatccatattgttatcttaataacactaatacgtcgctaaataattctgaaaagaactgtttttatataaatgcaaacgaaaaatctaaaaattaaagaaataatgcagaaaatacaaaaaatcgatataaattttgaattttaaaacttcataaatgtcattattgtcaaaatgtcataatttattggagtaaacttgcctgcggttggaccaattacaaacaagcattacggcgcgataaatttgaattactcttcctggttaaaaaacaaacagaGTAGAAACTACACTTGCATTTGTTTTGGTTATAAGATACCAGCCAACTAACTGCTGATGCcgaaaatgaaaaattaaattttctaatttaattaaatgttttaattattcTAATTAATATCTTGTTTTATATGAAGAAACCAAGGAGTAGTTTTAACGGAATAGACTATCTAAGTGAAAGCTTCTATAATGCAAATTCAAAATACCCGCACAGAATGAATCCATGTCTGCATATTTTTGAAATGGACTGGGTAAATCTTGAATTGAAAAAACGGTAAGTATGTGTAGTTAGAACCTTTTAAAAATTAAGTTAAGGACAACTTTTTAAGATTACGCGAGAAAATAATAAGTTTAGGATAAACTGGTCCATAGTTTGAAGTGGTCCATAGTGGGGATTTCACTCTCCTGGCTATTTTATCGTCCCAGCAGAGCTATATTTCAGGATGTGTGCTATTATAAAAGTGCCGCCTTCGAATCTCGTgttagttttttaattagtacTGTGCGTTTCGATATTTTGGAAATTCAGGTGTGTGATCAGGTGAAAATTTTTATCTCCATGTTCAGATTTTTTCGAATAATCCGCCGAAATGTATTCTTTTAACTTGAATTTGGTATATCTAAAACATACATAACCTCAATATCGTCTTATTCTGTTTAAACCCAGCTGTACCACTTTTATGAGTTAATGACTGGATGCTAAATCATCCTGCCATACCTATGAGCATTTATGatgtttgtagtgtttttggtacCGCCTGCTCTAAAGCATTCATTCCTGTCAACATTCTCAACGGATTTAAAAAAACAGGCATAGCATCCCTGAATTCCCAAATTTTTTCAGAGAGTGATTTATGTCATCTTATGTCACTGATAGGCACgaagaaagtgaaaatggaaATGGTAACGAAAATAAGGCTAACGAAGGTGTTCAGGATGTGGAAGATGTTCAGGATGTAGAAAACAATCAGGATGTAGAAGAACTACGACAttttgttgccgagagggggcatttgggcctgtaggacccatcgccggctcttcgggcttcttcctatccccggaattggatcgggtattcaccatctttggtttgtcgctggtagaaaggttaaatactaccgctgttataaataacagttccagtgacaaatatctgttataggtaacggttccaaggaacagttacaaagtaacagagcaaaaatggaaaacagataggtaaaaatgatctaagtattccttgacttacggaaggaataacttagtaaacaattaaattaaatggtataaaaatataatgcaaagaaaaaaaatgtttctaagtgtttcttgacttacggaagaaacaacttaggacagaaatatagataaatgaaatatgtaaatgtgagagtaaaatatggaaatatttctaagtgtttcttaacatacggaagaaacgacttagagtggaaaaataaaatactcaaaatataaaacgagaaatgcaaaaatgaaacagattatagaaatatgtctaagtgtttcttgacttacggaagaaacaacttagaatagaaaataaacaagagaatcaaatatagtaaaataaatgcacaaatatttataagtgtttcttgacttacggaagaaacgacttataaaagaaaataagaaaaatcaaatatagaaaagatgtgaaaatattgctaagtgtttcttgacttacggaagaaacaacttagcataaaatagaaaatgaaagaaacaaatgtattaagtattttcttaacttaagaaaaatatcttagataaaatattggaaataataatgcaacaatgattatacaaatatttctaagagttctttgacttaccggaaaggaacggcttagacaaacaattaaaataacaagtcaaatattcagagaaatatttctaagagttctttgacttaccggaaagaactacttagacaaagtacaaatcaaaatataaaatagaaaaagcaagataaatatttctaagtgttcttaacttacggaagaacaacttagacacaaaatacaagaaaaataaacaatcaaaataaccaattaaaatatcaaacaatgagtatataaacaaatatagatcaaagtaatattctaacctgaaaaggtctgaatatacaataatgctaaaataaaaatggtatataagaaatcagaaataaaacaataacttagtaggaacaataatagcaccgactaggtctacagtagaagaggcaagctcgactgactgatgagagaaaatctacctgcttttatgtaaaacaaatcctttgttttacgtagcgaaagtggaatttccctgcatcgaatcaattagaaatttggatttggccaaccttggaattcccaagtattttaaccgatatccaaattccttgatgcgtcgaggacaatgTCAGCCCAATTAATGGCCCATCCAATATAATAATCCCTCACCAAATTAGGCCACATACCAAAGCTGCTCCTAGGAAAAACCTTAGGAAAAGCAGAAAGGAGCTAGAGTCAGCAATAATATCAGATACCTCCATTAAAGATGTCATAGAGGAACAGCATAAAGAAATATTGGCTGAGAAACACTTTCAGAGAAAAAAGAGCACATGAAATCAAGATTTGTCTATTCAAACCAGGACTATATTATATTAAGAtacatgacaaaaaaaaaac containing:
- the LOC140435921 gene encoding IQ domain-containing protein K-like isoform X1, whose product is MAQSQPQLQGKTNQISTPNILTETTLDQGDIEVEIDLEIAAEIMEDWDQSKVMFEDYKKSQDSLCITKTNPALQELEILIFPLLRDFLYKLLHRTMQEDCCYKPRSSFNGIDYLSESFYNANSKYPHRMNPCLHIFEMDWVNLELKKRPRPFYPLSSLMTRETAVRYIQAYLRGYWIRKRPEFNEIRTFWKTIQFKRCSMVHVDNESLVDKKHDDTPRNKLNNKKRMSKANIKNAATV
- the LOC140435921 gene encoding IQ domain-containing protein K-like isoform X2; this translates as MAQSQPQLQGKTNQISTPNILTETTLDQGDIEVEIDLEIAAEIMEDWDQSKVMFEDYKKSQDSLCITKTNPALQELEILIFPLLRDFLYKLLHRTMQEDCCYKPRSSFNGIDYLSESFYNANSKYPHRMNPCLHIFEMDWVNLELKKRPRPFYPLSSLMTRETAVRYIQAYLRGYWIRKRPEFNEIRTFWKPLPWGAINSQLHYRGEQAIANHTTLESKQQPTTLP
- the LOC140435921 gene encoding IQ domain-containing protein K-like isoform X3, which encodes MAQSQPQLQDQGDIEVEIDLEIAAEIMEDWDQSKVMFEDYKKSQDSLCITKTNPALQELEILIFPLLRDFLYKLLHRTMQEDCCYKPRSSFNGIDYLSESFYNANSKYPHRMNPCLHIFEMDWVNLELKKRPRPFYPLSSLMTRETAVRYIQAYLRGYWIRKRPEFNEIRTFWKTIQFKRCSMVHVDNESLVDKKHDDTPRNKLNNKKRMSKANIKNAATV
- the LOC140435921 gene encoding IQ domain-containing protein K-like isoform X4, whose protein sequence is MAQSQPQLQGKTNQISTPNILTETTLDQGDIEVEIDLEIAAEIMEDWDQSKVMFEDYKKSQDSLCITKTNPALQELEILIFPLLRDFLYKLLHRTMQEDCCYKPRSSFNGIDYLSESFYNANSKYPHRMNPCLHIFEMDWVNLELKKRPRPFYPLSSLMTRETAVRYIQAYLRGYWIRKRPEFNEIRTFWKM